Proteins encoded by one window of Rhodothermia bacterium:
- a CDS encoding MjaI family restriction endonuclease, with translation MVNKEKVLNYATQTYQLSIPNKVGTVMALIRECQPKNIEEWEKWYFENAKTDGKAPSKITKESLDELGERLFVKIKEIVIPKWTEAFNQLTLQDCIEYIHNFTINRTFDGFIREKSVIEDNLAKTFPNVKFEESDPELDHAGDIDYLGWVGDKAFGIQIKPVTAKANFGNYSATERMKASFDDFTKKFGGQVFVVFSIDDNIKNEDVVGQIAEEIKRLTK, from the coding sequence TTGGTAAACAAGGAGAAGGTACTCAATTACGCAACCCAGACTTATCAGCTTTCTATACCTAATAAAGTTGGAACTGTAATGGCACTAATTCGTGAGTGTCAGCCGAAAAATATTGAAGAATGGGAAAAATGGTATTTTGAAAATGCAAAAACAGACGGAAAAGCACCAAGCAAAATTACGAAAGAAAGTTTGGATGAACTTGGCGAACGGCTTTTTGTAAAAATCAAAGAGATTGTAATCCCCAAATGGACGGAAGCATTTAACCAACTTACGTTACAAGACTGCATTGAGTACATTCACAATTTTACCATAAATAGAACATTTGACGGATTTATCAGAGAGAAATCTGTCATTGAAGATAATCTTGCTAAGACTTTTCCGAATGTAAAATTTGAAGAAAGCGACCCCGAACTTGACCACGCAGGCGACATTGATTATCTCGGTTGGGTTGGCGACAAAGCATTTGGCATTCAAATCAAACCAGTAACAGCAAAAGCAAATTTTGGTAACTACTCAGCAACAGAAAGAATGAAAGCGAGTTTTGACGACTTCACTAAAAAATTCGGTGGACAAGTATTCGTTGTTTTCAGTATTGACGACAATATAAAAAATGAAGATGTTGTAGGACAAATTGCCGAAGAAATCAAACGACTGACAAAGTGA